Within the Telopea speciosissima isolate NSW1024214 ecotype Mountain lineage chromosome 4, Tspe_v1, whole genome shotgun sequence genome, the region GCCAACATACTAGTGTCTAAACTATTAACTAATCCATCCACTATCTCATCTGACCTCTTACTAAACCCATGCCCTAAATTAAGCAGTGCAGTAAATTTATGATGTATCTACCCATTCTTTTGGAATTATAAATTCCTAATTCCACCTCTCTTATGAAGCAAAGGATAATTGCTCAAACAAATTTCACAATTATAAGAAATTGAATGAGAACAAGCCATATGAAACACCACCTTCCAAATGTCTCCAACTCTCCTGTTTCAAGTCATCAACTCATCATATCCTCAGAGAGACTTATATCTCTATGCACAACagtcctttaaaaaaaaaaaaacatgttgtACCACGAGAAAATCTTCACCCTTAAAGGCCTGCTTTTACCCTATTTTCATAATCACTCTGTCCCTGTAGCAAGGAGCCTGGATTTTCTGAAGACTAATtcataagaaaacaaaaggatGAAAACTACATTGGATGCAAATCATTGTTAGACGCTGAACTTCAAAGAAGATATAAATACACAAATAAATGCTTAAACATACACAAGCAACCACACAACATGCAAAAAGTGTAAACTAAACAATGCATATATTTCAACAAACTCTATATTAGCCAAACACGAAATGTAGATTATCAATGAGACAACCATTACTCACATTGTGGTAGACCTTCACTTGAGTGTCTAACTTCGACCTCCAATTCTGTAAGTCCTGCAATAACAtacatatgagagagagagagagaccagggGAGTGGAAAAAAACAGTGAAACATCACCTGCTTCAGGCCTTGAATTCTAGTAAGAAGCTCCAACCGCGATTCAGTCAATTCCTGCAAAAAGTAGCAGAGCTCAAGACGATTAACGATGCAGCATGATTTAGATATAACTAAATGAAAAGGAAGGGAGTGGGGGTGGAGAAGAGAGGCCAAAATCCGCTAACGCACAGCAATCTTTGAGCCAATAGGTTCGATGTTCTCCTTTTTctgcaaaaaataataataagaaacaaCAATGATGAAGAGAAACAGTAGAAATGGATGGTATTAGGGAttttgaaaagaggaagaaacatTACCGACGACAGAGGAGCAGCAGCAGTGGGCGAAGGAGAGGAATATGGTGTAGAATCAGAATCCGCCATTTAGAGATCGTATATACAGCAGATGATCCAAAGCGGCTTCTCTAAGGGGGTTAGGGTTCCTCCGTCAAGAGCTTTATTCAGATTcagtgaaaaatgaagagaGATCTCAGTACACAATTCGAGTCTCTCAAGTCTTAACACTGAAGATGAGGATTTTAGATTTGAAGAATTAGAGGTGCTGGAGACTGGTTGATTAGTTTTGTGTGTTTCAAATTGCGGATTTGAGCGGGCGAACTCAAATCTGAAAtctggattttgtatttttttcttttgaagttCCGGAGTTATCGTACTTTCAAAAGAAACCAAAcattaaacaagaaaaagataGTTAATACCTAacagcaaggttcaaaatccaggtatcggacaCGGTATTGGTCATTGCCAAAAGCGTTTTGGATTGGGATTGGAACGGTACAAATCAGTCAAATCGGTCAAGaaaccctcaaaatcgtttttttatggatcgggtcatgtatcggTCAAAGTTAGTGGATGTTTTGATCttgggatcggatcggccgatattaTCTGGATCGGATCGATCAATATCGGTctagataatataaaaaatataaaaaaacttaaacactatgaaaaaaaatatatatattcagtcGGATCAGTCAAGGATTGGATTAGATCGACCGATCCAACCGAATTGGCCGATCCAAGAAATGACCCAGTCAAACCTTTTCACATCGGTCAAATCTCGGAATGGCCTCGATCAATATCGATCCAATCCGATCGATATCGACCAATCCAATccgagattacaaaccatgccTTAGAGTGTCACAAACGTAGATCGGTAGATGTTTGTGAAAGTTGCAAGATAGGTtgagttctaccaaaaaaaaaagataggttGAGTAGATGTCCAACATCAACATGGccaggttttgaaaacctaggcCCAGTTGTTCTCAGGACGggctagggtttgcccaatttttttttttttaaaggaaattaCAAGATTATACATTTATCCTAGCCTATGAGGATCCATACTTAAACTGGCCGGTCACGGTGCAAGATCCTAAAGTATGGAAGACCAATTAATCCCGACCAAAACTGACTCAGACCAATCAATTAACACCCCTAACCTATAACACTCAAACAACAACCAACTTCTCTTCAGGAACTCAAAGTAAGTAGTAATCCAAGGATAATCCAACATACAATATCATAgaattcctttctttctttatctttttggtTGAGGTGGTTGTGGTAATCTCAATTTATTCATGATGATTCAATCTAAGCCACTGGAACGGAATTCTATATTGAAAATGGTTAATAATCCTTGTTCAGTGACTGTGAAGACCATCTATGGTAGAGAGGAGGTTCTACTTCTCAACTGTGATTGGAGAGGTAAGGGTGGGGTGGACATGGTCCGGCAAATCTGAGCCCGCCCTAAACCCGGATAGGGCCGGGCTAGGCCTGGGTTCAGGCCGGCCctataatgtatatatataattcaaATTACAATTTTCTAAACCCAAACTGTGAGTGGTTAGTTTGGCAATGAAAAACCCAATCGTGTGTAATCTTGTAGTtttcgcttttttttttttttaaagcccATTTGGTTAGTCCAATAAAATcaccacctttttttttagggCTGAAGATCGTTGTGAGGCTGTGTGGCCCCTACATAAGCATAGGATCCAATGAGAACGTGAATAGGGGCATCAACTAGAATGGGATGTTTTCAGTTCAAGGGGTTGGGGACGTCATTTCGCATGGTACAGTGTCTGGGGGTAGGCTGCACACAATCTGACCGAGATCTTTTTTTTCGTAAGTCTTGAAGGAGTTGAACTCATTACCCCTTGAGTGTAATGTAAAGTGTTGGTATTTTCCAATTGAACTACATATTTGGGTTTAGagaaaaggttctctaagctGCCGGAGTAAATACCCAGCACCTTTGTgtctcctccttttctcctcaCATTGAATGACCTCATTGCCCTTCTATGTCTAATGATATTTTGCCGCACTTCATTGATGCACTCCCAATGCCTCTTGCTTGGAGAACCCTTTTCCTTTGATTTAATAACCAATTATAAAAACCTAcaccatctttctctctcatttgcTCTCATTTATAAAATCGTattcgtaccaaaaaaaaaatttataaaatcttatttccttcttttctttttaaattttcagcATAGTTaaaattagggtaaattacagtGGGACCCCTTAAGGTTTGTCTTAAATTCAGTGCAACCCCCTatatttctaaattatacacCTTGATCCCTTGAGTTTAGGTTAGCTATTACAGTCAGCTCCACTCCGTTGCAGTGTTGGTAATTAGTGCCTTCAAATGACTGATATACCCCTAATGGGGTGTGAATTTATCATTTTGTCCATAGACCATCCCTAAATTCACACCCCCTTACCCTGCCACTCGAATCAATCGCGGGTTTAGGGTTCTGGAGATCTGCCTCAGGCCATCTTCAACTCTTTCCTTTGCTACTCGAAAGCATGATAAGGAAGATGTATTTTAGGGTTCTCAAGATGGCGACCTCCTGAGGCCATCTTCAACTCCATCCCCTGCTTGCTACACACGAACCATTCGTGGGATCTATTGGGACCATCAACGAGAGTTGCGACGATCGGCGACGACCTGCGACGTGGGATCTACTGGGACCATCACCGAGAGTTGCGACGATCGGCGACGACCTGCGACATGGGATTTGCTGAGATCATCACCAAGACCTGCGATGACCTATGACAACGGGGGAggcaatttattttttttttatttagggtTCGAATATGAGATATTAGACTtccaataaaaaatcccattctaattttttttcaatttagggTTCGAATCATCTCTACTCACCAATTAGGGTTCGAttctgctattttttttttaactaatttCAATCAAAAATCCCATTCTATATTCCTCAAATGGAACCACCAGAAAAAAAATCGTTTGTGGTGCATGGTGTCTTCTGAGGGAGAAGTAGTAGTCATGGCAGTTGCCTCTGAATTAGTTGATATTCAATGACTTATTGCACAGTAATGCTATTTCAGCACAAATTTTCTATGATGAGGAATGTAATGTTTGATGGGAGTACTTAATGCTTCCTCTGCAATTTGTTCAATCTCCAAGGGTTGAAGAAAGCACCTAAAAAGGCAAGTAATTGCAGCAGTGGTGTACTTGTTGATCCTCATTTTGGAGAAATTTTGGTGCGGGTATGTTGTTATCATTTAGAATTGGGCTAAAAGGTTGCAAGCGCTCAAGCGTTGCCATTATAAAACAATGATGGTAATGCTCCATCAATCTCAGTCATTGATTTTCTGACATAAAATCTGAGCCGTTCAATTTTTTGAAGcacaaacaaaaggaaaaaaaatggataaatgCAATGTTAAACGCACCAAATCAAGATCAACCATTgattttaatccaaaaaatCCTAACCGTTCAAGATTTTAACCCATAACCggctaaaccctagttttcttctccaaggaCCATCGCCGCTGGAGCCCTAGTTCTAtttagaagaagggaagaagcgaGAAGAGGCGACGAACACCACCGCCTAGTTCTCagtcattttcttcttcgtcttcatcaCACGCTAAAGACCCCTGCAACGTTGcccctctccttttcttttgcaAAGGCAACTAACACTACCGCCCCAACTCTTCTCCCTACGGCCGAACCTACCCTTGTTTACACCATTTGCATCAATTCTAAATAAATACAGAGAGAGAAAATCTAACTTGTACTTTGTACAACCATGGACACATGAAGGaagataaaaacagaaaaacaaaaacagagtaaTGGCAGATTGGCTTTGAATTGTTAGGCCTGATtttgtatgatttctatttcaatttcagggggtgatttgtaTTTCTGaaattatttggtttgatttttacatcttatttcaataaaatagaaattctgaaatagctgaggagttgtttcagaatttctatttcatttgatttagcactcttgctcttgaatgaacacatggttaagtttatgggcaaagtagtaatttcatgttaaaaataaaataccacccttcttctcctagtggtctcatcatcaccaccccactcccaccactgccaccgccgccaccaccaccactaccccgccatcaccaccaccgtcaccacTGTCGCTGCCACCGCTACCGCcgccgctaccaccaccacaattgccatcaccaccaccaccacccccactaCTTCTACGTCACCACTACCTTGCCACCacagtcaccaccaccactacccagaccccaccaccaccatccttcccaaagaaatatagagaatttattctTAGAATTTGAATTATCACacgaatttttttattcttgaaatatttcatattgatacaaccaaaacaatttcaaatttttgaccaaaaaactatttgttgactatttcaagaaatcaatccaaaattgaaatagaaatcatacggTAGATTAATTTTTGTAGTTAAGGGTAAGGAATTTTAAACAAGTTTAGGATTCCTACAAGGACTGATGTATGAGTATGACTGTGGAAACATAAGGGCTGACTAAACTTTTTCTTGAAAACCGGCTATTTTTTAAGACCATTGTCAGAGACCTCAATCAATAATGTGTTGAACAATGTTGTTCTTCGTGGAAAGTTAAGAAAAATTTTCTACTTTTTCGGGGGTGCGAGACTTCAGAAGATTAGAAACACAGAGTCTATAGAGTCCTAAGAATCCAACTGAGATATCCCCTAATTAAGAACTTGAATCCAACGGAGTCATCCAGTATAGGTACCTCATGTAGGCGGAAATGACTATTGCTCTTTCAACCCTGTTCACGCCTTCCCTCTTCCCTAATCCTCCCCTAACCAGCTCACCCCCATCCCCTTTTTCCCCATCCCAGTCCCTACCCATGCTCTGTTTTTTTCATCCCATCTCAGTAGGGTTCCACTTTTTTCTTTAGGAAGATGACGGGGATTCATTGACGGTAAccgatggagagagagagatatcaaCTTCACGGTGTCTCTCGATCTTCGTCGGCGCCGGTGAGAAATCCAACTCCGGAGtcaaaaaggagagaaagaagagaccTGTAATAGCCGGTAATAActtaaaagataaataaaattgTGCTTTAAAAAATTGAACGGTTCAGATTTTATGTCAGAAAATCAATGATTGAGATTGATGGAGCACTGCCATCACTGTTTTAGAATGGCAGTGCTCGAGCGTTGCTACCGCTCGCCGTTAGAATTGATACAAAATTACTTCAGATTGTACAacaattcttctttcttcccttatTTGTTTCGTCTCTGTAGTCTGTacgagagaaaag harbors:
- the LOC122657851 gene encoding uncharacterized protein LOC122657851 isoform X2, yielding MADSDSTPYSSPSPTAAAPLSSKKENIEPIGSKIAELTESRLELLTRIQGLKQDLQNWRSKLDTQVKVYHNDLSELKKSLNVEVEQLRSEFKELKTTLQQQHEDVTASLKNLGVFHLMATSFFHLIFFLFLTCHILFCFYN